In Glycine max cultivar Williams 82 chromosome 7, Glycine_max_v4.0, whole genome shotgun sequence, a single window of DNA contains:
- the LOC100793099 gene encoding receptor-like protein 13: MIVMRIMKSTVGVCFLFFLLSEAIRCEGCWKEERDALLGLHSRFDLPYSWDGPDCCQWKGVMCNSSTGRVAQLGLWSVRRNKYSTLNYSDFVVFKDLKNLNLSENGISGCAGTEARLQNLEVLDLSRNDLDNAAILSCLDGLSSLKSLYLGINIFNTSSFHAFETLSSKLRYLELLDISVNSLTNDILPSLGGFTSLKELYLSDMDLVSDLHIQGLCLSLKNLEILDLSANDITSVPSGLSSLKSLYLSNCLLTSKSIFSTSNTFHIRKFHYLFRLKNIFNCYSYVYLDISRFTSLEILDLSSNQLNERIPWHQDFHRLSNLEHLILDDNRNLENEFLKNIGELTSLKVLSLQYCDINGTLPPTDWFKLKKLEELDLSNNKFEGPLPSSFVNMTSLRKLEISYNHFIGNFDSNLASLTSLEYFGFIGNQFEVPVSFTPFANLSKIKFIYGEGNKVVLDSHHSLQTWIPKFKLQELIVSSTTETKSLPLPNFLLYQNNLTNIDLSGWKLEGDFPHWLLENNTKMVEALFRNCSFTGTFQLPMSPLPNIQTIDVSDNTINGQIPSNNFNSIYPNLQHLNLSGNNIQGSIPSELSQLSLMYSLDLSENQLSGKIPENILADGHPLQFLKLSNNMLEGPILNIPNGLETLILSHNRFTGRLPSNIFNSSLVSLDVSNNHLVGKIPSRIKNSSRLKELYMSNNHFEGSIPIELAELEDLTYLDLSQNNLTGHVPSFANSPVKFMHLNNNHLSGLSKRMFNENSSLVMLDLSYNEISNNIQDMIQDLSYTRLNFLLLKGNHFIGDIPKQLCRLTDLSILDLSHNNFSGVIPNCLGKMPFEVEDFDLLLGYFSGWLGNRHYWSYSTNGTLHLPNVQEKTNFTSKKRTDTYMGSILVYMSGIDLSHNKLKGNIPSELGNLTKIRTLNLSHNDLTGQIPATFSHLVQTESLDLSFNMLNGQIPPQLTMLTSLEVFSVAHNNLSGPTPEFKEQFSTFDESSYEGNPFLCGLPLPKSCNPPPTVIPNDSNTDGHYDTLVDMYFFCVSFVVSYTSALLVTAAALYINPYWRHAWFYYMELASMNCYYFIVDNCSKVFKI; the protein is encoded by the exons ATGATTGTGATGAGGATAATGAAGAGTACTGTTGGCGTCTGtttcttgtttttccttttatcgGAAGCCATTCGCTGTGAAGGCTGttggaaggaagagagagatgcTCTTTTGGGCCTTCATTCCCGCTTTGACCTCCCTTACTCTTGGGACGGCCCAGATTGTTGTCAATGGAAAGGAGTCATGTGCAACTCCTCCACTGGGAGAGTGGCCCAACTCGGTTTGTGGTCTGTTAGGCGAAACAAATATAGTACTCTAAATTACTCGGATTTTGTTGTCTTCAAAGATTTGAAGAACCTCAACTTGTCAGAAAATGGAATATCCGGTTGTGCAGGAACTGAAG CGCGGCTCCAAAATCTGGAAGTCCTTGACTTGAGCCGCAACGATTTGGATAATGCTGCCATTCTATCTTGTTTGGATGGCCTTTCATCTCTTAAGTCTCTGTATTTAGGAATTAATATCTTCAATACATCTTCATTTCACG CTTTTGAAACTCTGTCATCAAAGTTGCGTTATCTGGAGCTCCTTGACATAAGTGTCAACTCTTTGACAAATGACATCCTGCCATCCCTTGGGGGATTCACATCTTTAAAGGAACTATATCTGTCTGATATGGATTTGGTCTCAGATCTTCATATTCAAG GTTTATGTTTATCATTAAAGAATCTTGAGATCCTTGACTTGTCCGCTAATGATATTACTTCTGTTCCCAGTGGACTTTCATCCCTCAAGtctttatatttatcaaattgtctattgacttcaaaatcaatttttagtaCGTCAAATACATTTCATATtagaaaatttcattatttgtttcgattgaaaaatatatttaactgtTATAGTTATGTATATTTAGATATATCAAGATTTACTTCATTGGAAATTCTCGACTTATCTTCTAACCAGTTGAATGAGCGTATCCCGTGGCATCAAG aTTTTCATCGTTTAAGTAACCTAGAACATTTGATATTGGATGACAATAGAAACCTGGAAaatgagtttttaaaaaatatcggGGAATTGACATCTTTAAAAGTTTTGTCTCTTCAATATTGTGATATAAATGGCACCCTTCCTCCTACag aTTGGTTTAAGCTAAAGAAGTTGGAGGAGTTAGATCTATCCAACAACAAATTTGAGGGACCACTTCCCTCATCTTTTGTTAACATGACATCTCTCCGAAAGTTGGAAATTTCTTATAATCACTTCATTGGAAATTTTGATTCTAACCTTGCAAGCCTTACATCACTTGAATATTTTGGTTTCATAGGGAaccaatttgaagttcctgtGTCTTTCACTCCATTTGCCAATCTTTCAAAGATCAAGTTCATCTATGGTGAAGGAAACAAAGTCGTATTGGACTCGCACCATAGTTTGCAAACATGGATTCCAAAATTTAAGTTACAAGAGCTTATTGTGTCTTCGACAACTGAGACTAAatctcttcctctcccaaattttcttctttaccaaaacaatttaaccaatataGATTTGAgtggttggaagttggaaggagACTTTCCTCATTGGTTGttggaaaacaacacaaaaatggTTGAAGCTCTGTTTAGGAATTGCTCTTTCACTGGTACTTTCCAGCTACCAATGAGTCCCCTTCCTAACATACAAACAATTGACGTGTCTGACAATACCATAAATGGTCAAATTCCTAGCAAcaatttcaattcaatttatCCAAATTTGCAACATCTAAACTTGTCTGGGAACAACATCCAAGGATCAATTCCTAGTGAGTTAAGCCAATTGAGTTTAATGTATTCATTGGATCTTTCTGAGAACCAATTGTCTGGAAAAATACCTGAGAACATATTAGCAGATGGTCACCCACTCCAATTCTTGAAACTTTCAAACAACATGCTTGAGGGACCTATTTTGAATATCCCTAATGGTTTGGAGACCTTGATATTGAGCCATAATAGATTTACTGGTAGACTCCCAAGCAACATTTTTAACTCATCACTCGTTTCATTGGATGTAAGCAATAATCATTTGGTGGGAAAGATTCCAAGTCGTATAAAAAACTCATCAAGGCTGAAGGAACTTTATATGTCCAATAACCATTTTGAAGGATCCATTCCAATAGAATTGGCAGAACTTGAAGATCTAACTTATTTAGATCTTTCCCAAAATAATTTGACTGGTCATGTTCCATCATTTGCAAATTCTCCCGTGAAATTTATGCATTTGAACAACAACCATTTAAGTGGATTGTCGAAAAGAATGTTCAATGAAAACTCTTCTCTAGTGATGCTAGACCTTAGCTACAATGAAATATCTAACAACATTCAAGATATGATACAGGACCTTAGTTATACAAGgttgaattttctccttttgaaAGGTAATCACTTTATTGGGGATATACCAAAGCAGTTATGCCGATTGACAGATTTAAGCATACTAGACCTTTCTCATAACAATTTTTCTGGTGTAATACCCAATTGCTTGGGTAAAATGCCTTTTGAGGTTGAGGACTTTGACTTATTGTTGGGATATTTTTCTGGTTGGTTAGGTAATAGACATTATTGGTCCTATAGTACAAATGGGACCCTACATTTACCAAATGTTCAAGAGAAAACCAATTTCActtcaaagaaaagaacagatACTTACATGGGGAGCATCCTTGTTTATATGTCAGGAATTGACTTATCCCACAACAAACTGAAGGGAAATATCCCATCTGAGCTTGGAAACTTGACAAAAATTCGTACATTGAACTTATCCCACAATGATTTAACTGGGCAAATTCCAGCTACGTTCTCCCATTTGGTACAAACAGAGAGTTTGGATCTTTCTTTTAACATGTTGAACGGTCAAATTCCTCCTCAACTGACCATGTTAACCTCACTTGAAGTATTTAGTGTGGCACACAATAACTTATCAGGTCCAACACCTGAATTTAAAGAACAATTTTCCACATTTGATGAAAGCAGCTATGAGGGTAACCCATTCCTTTGTGGACTTCCACTGCCAAAGAGTTGCAACCCTCCACCTACTGTTATCCCAAATGACTCTAACACTGATGGACACTATGATACTTTGGtggacatgtattttttttgtgtgagcTTTGTCGTGTCATACACATCAGCATTGTTGGTAACTGCAGCAGCTTTATACATCAATCCTTACTGGAGACATGCATGGTTTTACTACATGGAATTGGCAAGCATGAATTGCTACTACTTTATCGTGGATAATTGTAGCaaggtttttaaaatttga
- the LOC100780312 gene encoding uncharacterized protein: MSASSPSQAKEQDDDTKPLWTYVTKIKSVAGGGNYEIKCNICDFTFNGSYTRVRAHLLKMTGKGVRVCQKVTVAKLIDLKKIDNEATLRVERSKTKSVSLPPVSTQHQMDTNTLGVDPKKRKTSSVENAFNLQARETLDHEIARMFYSSGLPFHLARNPHYRKAFAYAANNQISGYQPPGYNKLRTTLLQNERRHVENLLQPIKNAWSQKGVSIVSDGWSDPQRRSLINFMVVTESGPMFLKAIDCSNEIKDKDFIAKHMREVIMEVGHSNVVQIVTDNAAVCKAAGLIIEAEFPSIYWTPCVVHTLNLALKNICAAKNTEKNNVAYEECSWITQIADDAMFVKNFVMSHSMRLSIFNSFNSLKLLSIAPTRFASTIVMLKRFKQLKKGLQEMVISDQWSSYKEDDVAKAKFVKDTLLDDKWWDKVDYILSFTSPIYDVLRRTDTEASSLHLVYEMWDSMIEKVKNAIYQYERKEESEGSTFYEVVHSILIDRWTKSSTPLHCLAHSLNPRYYSHEWLSEDSNRVPPHQDMELTRERLKCFKRFFLDVDVRRKVNIEFANFSDGREGFDDLDSLNDRGQMDPKAWWLVHGINAPILQKIALKLLAQPCSSSCCERNWSTYSFIHSLKRNKMTPHRAEDLVFVHSNLRLLSRNTPQYHQEETKMWDVAGDDFGSLDDCGILEIASLSLDEPELEGVFFNDDG; encoded by the exons ATGAGTGCTTCTAGTCCTAGTCAAGCTAAAGAACAAGATGATGATACCAAACCTTTATGGACCTAtgttacaaagataaaaagtgTAGCTGGTGGTGGAAATTATGAGATAAAATGCAATATTTGTGATTTTACCTTTAATGGGTCTTACACTAGAGTGAGGGCACACTTGTTGAAGATGACAGGAAAAGGAGTTAGAGTTTGTCAAAAGGTAACAGTTGCCAAACTTATAGATTTGAAGAAGATAGACAATGAGGCTACATTGAGGGTGGAGAGGTCAAAAACAAAATCTGTGTCATTGCCTCCGGTTTCTACTCAACACCAAATGGATACAAACACTCTTGGTGTTGatccaaaaaagagaaagacatCATCTGTAGAAAATGCCTTTAATTTGCAAGCTAGAGAGACACTTGATCATGAAATTGCGAGGATGTTTTACTCTTCGGGATTGCCTTTTCATTTAGCAAGAAATCCTCATTATAGGAAGGCATTTGCCTATGCTGCCAACAATCAGATCAGTGGTTACCAACCTCCaggttataataaattaaggacAACATTACTTCAAAACGAGAGAAGACATGTGGAGAATTTGttacaaccaattaaaaatgcaTGGAGCCAGAAGGGTGTGAGCATTGTTAGTGATGGATGGAGTGACCCGCAAAGAAGATCTCTTATTAATTTCATGGTTGTCACAGAGAGTGGACCTATGTTTTTAAAGGCCATTGATTGTTCAAATGAGATCAAAGACAAGGATTTCATTGCCAAACATATGAGGGAGGTAATTATGGAGGTTGGACACTCAAATGTTGTGCAAATTGTGACGGATAATGCAGCCGTTTGTAAAGCAGCAGGTTTAATAATTGAGGCTGAGTTTCCTTCCATTTATTGGACTCCATGTGTTGTCCATACATTAAATCttgctttgaagaacatatgtgCAGCCAAGaatacagaaaaaaataatgttgcttATGAAGAATGTTCTTGGATCACCCAAATTGCGGATGATGCAATGTTTGTGAAAAACTTTGTCATGAGTCACTCTATGAGACtatcaattttcaattcattcaattCATTGAAATTGTTATCCATTGCTCCAACAAGATTTGCCTCCACTATTGTAATGCTCAAGAGATTCAAGCAATTGAAGAAAGGACTCCAAGAGATGGTCATTAGTGACCAATGGTCTTCTTATAAGGAAGATGATGTTGCAAAGGCTAAATTTGTGAAAGATACTTTGTTAGATGATAAATGGTGGGATAAGGTTGattatattctttctttcactaGCCCTATTTATGATGTTCTTAGAAGAACGGATACAGAAGCTTCATCTCTCCATCTAGTATATGAGATGTGGGATTCAATGATTGAAAAGGTGAAGAATGCCATATATCAATATGAGAGAAAGGAGGAGAGTGAAGGATCAACCTTTTATGAGGTAGTGCACTCCATATTAATTGACCGTTGGACTAAGAGTAGCACTCCTCTCCATTGTTTAGCTCATTCTTTAAATCCTAG atATTATAGTCATGAATGGTTAAGTGAAGATTCTAATCGAGTTCCTCCACATCAAGACATGGAACTCACTCGTGAAAGATTAAAATGCTTCAAGAGGttctttcttgatgtggatgtaagAAGGAAAGTGAATATTGAGTTTGCCAACTTCTCGGATGGAAGAGAAGGTTTTGatgatcttgattctttaaaTGATAGAGGTCAAATGGATCCAAAAGCTTGGTGGCTAGTTCATGGCATTAATGCTCCAATACTTCAAAAGATTGCCCTTAAGCTACTTGCGCAACCTTGTTCATCTTCTTGTTGTGAAAGGAATTGGAGTACATATTCATTTATCCATTctttaaagagaaacaagatgACACCACATAGAGCTGAAGATTTAGTATTTGTTCATAGCAACCTACGACTTCTCTCAAGGAATACTCCACAATATCATCAAGAGGAAACTAAAATGTGGGATGTAGCTGGAGATGATTTTGGGTCACTTGATGATTGTGGTATTCTTGAAATTGCTAGTTTGTCTTTAGATGAACCAGAGTTAGAGGGTGTCTTTTTCAATGATGATGGCTAG